The DNA sequence ACACGGCTGGGCACGTTAGCGTGCTAACGTGCTATCGGGCTAGCGTACTGTAGCCCATTGCGTCACTGTGACGAGCGCGCGAGTCTGACAGAGCGGTTTGTGAGTATCGGCGGGGGGCTCCGGGGTGAACCTGTCCAGGTCGGTGTGCGGCAGCAGGTCGTAGCAGCCCTCCGTGTAGTCGTTCTGCAGGGCCTGCCGGTCGGGGAAGTAGTCGGTGGTGAGGGGCAGGCAGGCGGGCGTGGTCAGGGACTTCCAGTCCACCCCCACCGTGCAGCAGAAGCTGGGCACTGTGGGCGGAGCAGACAGCAGCAGGGcttcagacgcacacacacacacacacacacgcgcgcacaggcaggtacatacacagagaacacacacacacacaggcaggtacatacatacaggcatgtacacacacagaacacacacacacacacaggcaggtacagacacacacacacacacacacacgcacacacaggcaggtacacacaaacacacaaacacacacacaggcaggtacacgcacatacacacacacgcacaggcaggtacacacagagaacacacacacacacacacacaggcaggtacacacacatacacacacgcgcacaggcaggtacgcacacacacacacgtgaacaggTAGGTGGAGGATaaaagaggagaggggaaaacaaGTGATAGGGGATGGTGGAAAATAAGGAAGGAATAAaaacaggagaggaagaggaggagagagagggagaggaaaagaatgacaatgggggggcagggacacgttggattttttttttttttttaaaggacagtgGAATGGAGGGAAATGACGAGACAAACACAGGGCAGACAggaacatacaaacaaaaacgagagagagagagagagaggagagaaaaaggttGCGTGTTACTCATTTTCCTCATTGCCCTTGATGGTGGTGATTGCTTCCAGTGGCACGGGCAGTGCAGAGATCAGATCAACACATGCAAGTGATTAAGAGCTGAAATCAAGGGAATACACATTATCAAGTGAATTACAGCGCAAAATGTGCAGGAAGGGCAGCCAAGGTAActgtgcatcacacacacacacacacacacacacaacacacatgctcgctcacacgcatgcatacatacgcgcacacacacacacacacacgtgcagtgAGGGTTAAATATACAGGATCATAtcaaagacaggaagagagaaagacagaaaagggCAGTGGGGGGAAGAAGGGGTGTGGTTTTAAACCCAGCTCAACTCTAAAGCAGGAACAGCACACGTGCCCAAGACTGGAGCTGGGGACTAAAAGCGTGTTTGATGCTCAAACTCCATTTGCTTACACTGGCTGAGTATATACGCGACATCTACACTGCGTGTTCTTTCACGTTATTTGAGGTTCTCCACAAACACTGAGGAAGCTGACCTCAGGAAAAGCCCCCTCACCAACTAAAGCCCTGGTTTTTCTGGTCCCTCAAAACCCTCTCTGTGCTCagattttcaggtttttatttatttccttggATGGGATATGCTGGTGTCCAGATTCCACGGTTAAGTTCAGCATTTACATTCTTTAAttatacatgaaataaaatgacagaaaccCCACCAAAGACAACGTGAGAGCGAAGGGAGGAAAGGTGGACAGGAGGAAAGGGAGACATGCCAGCTGAATTATCGGGGTTATTTTCCGGGCCTCCTTCCAGAAGTTTCTTTCCAGTGAAATAAGCTGGGTTACGAAGCGCTGAGGAGATACTGGGGTGCCCCGGCTCACAGCCCCTCCGCAGGGCAGGGAACAGGAAAAGGGgggatgacaaaaacaaaaggaagagaaaagaaaagaagtgaGATGGGGGGAGTGgcagagtgggagagggggagggagagaaacggaAGATGGAAGCttaaaagagagtgagagaagaacTGAATTCTCAAAGCCCCAGTCTGACAAAAGCAGTATATTCAGGAGATTGCAGTTTATGGTCTAATTTTGCTTAAATCAACACTGACTGAAGGCAGGTTGGGCTTCTGGGGCACTGAGTCAGTTCTGTTCCAGTAAAGAGACCCTTCCCTTATTAAAGAGCTTCAACAGCTTCCCTGAAACCAAACACCTGGGctcaagctgtgtgtgtgtgtgtgcgtgcgtgtgcgtgcgtgtgcgtgcgtgtgtgtgtgtgtgtgtgtgtgtgtgtgtgtgtgcgtgcgtgcgtgtgcgtgtgtgtgtgtgtgtgcgtgtgtgtatgtgtgcgtgtgtgtgtgtgtgtgtgcgcgtgcgtgtgtgtgcgtgtgtgtatgtgtgcgtgcgtgtatgtgtgtgtgtgtgcgtgtgtgtatgtgtgtgtgtgtgcgtgtgtgtgcgtgtgtgtgtgtgtgtatgtgtgtgtgtgtgtgcgtgtgcgtgtgcgtgtgtgtgtgcgtgtgcgcgtgtgtgtgtgtgcgtgtgtgtatgtgaacacGTGTACAGATTCCATTCTGAACTGTGCAAAGgcacattttcacagtttcactCGCTGTTGAGGAACTGTTGCTGCAAAGTGACAACTGAGTGGATAAGTACATATCACGATCAGTCACTCACGCCTCGGGGAGAGAGCGCGTTTTTAGGGACCACACGTATGAAGCACGGGTACTTTTACGGAGAGCAATGAATGGCTGATATTTTGCATACGACCCTGCAGGTAGCATGCCTTTTACGGGACTGCTATGGTGtctccttatgcaaatcaacatgAGCAGACATGCACATTCAATTTAGGAACAATAGCCATTCATCCTCGGATACACCTGGGATATACACAAAATCGACGGACCGCACAATGCATCACGAATCCCATGTTGGCTTTTCATAGGAACTATTAttagaacaaaagtaagaagaatttaagaagttttgtgaatgaggtccAATAACTTGCATTTGTACTTTTTCCTAGAAATATTATTCTGCTTAACtgaatattattttctgttttaaatccTATCAAGTAAATTTTATTACCcaaatggcagaaaatttggTGCATTGTATGCAAACTTCTCTCAAATCAATATTtatcttcttatttttaaggttaattttttactgtgcagttaagactcaaataaatgtatacacTGCACAAGTGAGCTCTCAAAGAAGCGAATAGAGTGGTGTTGTCATCTCAGTTACTGCAGCTGGATTTGGAAAAATCCTCCAAGCAACAACCTCCCGGGTCACACTGACCAGTGACATCACCTGATTCTTTCAAAATCAAGGAGTGCTTATAAAAGTCCATTCAAACCCATCCACAATCAAGCATTCAAAATGCACTGGCAAAGAAGGCGTACAGTACATCACTGCATCCGGTCTGTTTCTCCTTCAACATACGGCGGGTTAGTGAAATGTGTGCATGGCTTCGGCACACTCACAAGCTcacccgtgtgtgtgagaggggttCTGCTGCCGTTCAGGGTGACGTTCAGCATGTAAATAAGCATGTGTGAGAGCTCTGctagggctggtgtgtgtgttctacagGGTGACGGTTTCCATGACTTACTCGGGTCTGGGCTACTGGTGGAGGAGTCTTCAAACGAGGAGCCGCGCTTGACTGGGGTTCCTGCAAGATCATCGCCaccacatcatcatcatcttcatcattttCTCAGCTGaactcattttttcaaaaaatactgACCCCAAAACAAAACCTAATTTTTAGCACCCAGACTCACTGAGAACAATGACTGCTGATGTGCATGATGTAGTTTGGCTGTTACCTCATGAATAGCAAGGCTGCTGGTTAGCCTTAATGGAGTCCCAACATCTTCACTTAAATGACCCGCTGTATTGCTGCTTACGTCATTCATaaatacaacacacaaaaacctgcaataAATCGTTCTACACCTTTCAGCGCTCCTGCCGGTAGGTAAATGATCAGCCTGTGATCAGCCTGTACGGGGTGTATGGATGCCTATGCGGCCTGCGCTGGTCgtagtgctctctctctcccgtgcCCACATACCGGTGCCGTTACTCTTGGCCGGGCTCTCACTGAACTCATCCGTCCCGGTGTTTGTGTAGAAGCCGCTCTCCCCCATCTGACGCGACGCGGTTCTcctgaacacacaaaaaaactgaaatactacacaaaacaggaaaatggGTCCGGGATTGTGtttgacatcacaaatatgcagATTCTAACAATGTCTAGGTGTTTTAGGCTGGAGTTTTCctttaagtgctgagtaacaaggaaaaccagcagacccacacaggaccagggttggggagtATACCTTTAAGACACCAAACATGCATTCTGAAAGCACTTCTCAGAACCTCCATCCACTGAGCTCATCCAATCCAATCTCATTAAAAGCCACTCCCACATGTCCATAAAGCTTTCCCTTAAGCAATTCCCATGTAAAAAAATCCCCCATAGTCCCTCCCATTTcataagcccctcccacataAATAAATCCCACCAAGTCCCTCCCATTTCAtaagctcctcccccctccctggtgGCTGACCTGCCAGTGGCCTCGTGATAggccagctccagcagctctgCGGAGGTGTGGGCGGGGTCTCGCTGCTCGTTGCCCTGCAGCTCGGCCATGTTCTGCCGGGTCTGGTGGTGGATCTGGATGGCCTCCCCAGAAGGCCCTGAaacagagggggcggagccaaagTGGGCATTTCACTGCGTATAAATGTCTGTATCTGAGCAGCACTCTGGGCACTtagcaatttttttaaacaaagcctGCATGCATGTTGATGAGGTTATGTTTccacatttttgtgctttatttgtgcatgtgtgcatgcatctgtaCATATTAATATGAGAGTTTGCTTAtgtatataaaaacatttctgtgagtatgtgtgtctatgtgtgtgtgcgtgtgtgtatgcgtgtctgtatgtgtatgtgagtgtgtgtacgcatgtgtgtgtgtgcacacgtgtatgtgtgtgtgtatgtacgcatgtgtgtgtgtgagcatgcatgtacatgtgtgtgtgtgagcatgcgtgtacatgtgtgtgtgtgtctgagtgtgtgaatgcatgtatatgtgtgtgtttgtgcgtgtgtgtgtgtgtgtgtttgtgtgtgtgtgcatgcgtgtatatgtgtgtgtgtgtgtgtgtgtgtgtgtgtgtgtgtgtgtgtgtgtgtgtatgtacgcatgtgtgtgtgtgagcatgcgtgtacatgtgtgtgtgtgtgtctgagtgtgtgaatgcatgtatatgtgtgtgtttgtgcgtgtgtgtgtgtgtgtgtgtgtgtgtctgagtgtgtgaatgcatgtatatgtgtgtgtgtgtgtgtgtgtgtgtgagtgtgtgaatgcatgtatatgtgtgtgtgtgtgtgtgtgtgtgtgtgtgtgtgtgtgtgtgtgtacgcatgtgtgtgtgtttgtgtgtgtgtgtgtgtgtgtgtgtgtgtgtgcgagcatgcgtgtacatgtgtgtgtgtgtctgagtgtgtgaatgcatgtatatgtacgtgtgtgtgtatatgtgtgtgtatatgtgtgtgtgtgtgtgtgtgcgagcatgcgtgtacatgtgtgtgtgtgtgtgcgtgtgcgagcaGCATACTCACTCACCCACGGGGAAGGTGTGCATCCAGCGGCGGCGGTTGGAGGTGAGCTTCATGGGCATGCGGGACGGGGCGAAGGGGTTGATGAGCGCTCTCTGGGGGGTGTACCCGCCCGGGCGCACGTGGAGGGTGGACTCCGCGCTGCCCACCGTGAAGCGGCCCGGGGCACTGGAGTCCCGCTGAGACTCCATcatcttctccagcagctctgtgagTGTTACACGCGTTACCCACCGACACCCACACTAACAGACACTCTCAGGTACACCCACACTAACAGACACTCTGTTACACTTTCTCAGGCAATGTTTCATATGAGGCTCGGCTGCTCCAGCAGCAGGTCCAGCTTTAAGGCTGAGACTGTCATGTGTGTCGCAGCGCGTGGCGTGTTGCGCGTCGCGGCGTGTCGTGGTGCGTGGCGTGTCGCTAGGCTCCTCCCCTCACCTCGGGTGCTGGTGTACCCCAGGGAGCTGCTGACCTCGTACTGGGCGGGGGGCAGGCGCGGGATCAGCAGGATGTTGGACACCTTGCCCAGGCTGTCGTCCGACGCCAGGCTCCGCTGCTCTTCCGGGCCGGCCGCCGcgcgggccgggggggaggctccgccccctgcccctcccccgctcACGTCCATCGAGCCCCAGCTCTTCCGCccgctggtctctctctccctcactgcccTGAGGGACACGGGCACACAGAGCTGTGCTCTCAGAAAACTGCACTGGTGCTAGTATAAATGAGCAGAGCTAATGTCTGTACATATGCAGCGGTAATGTCTGTACATGTGAACATATGTCTGTACATATGCATTCAGTACATAAGGTTAATGTCTATACATATGTACGTATGTCTACATATACACAGTGGTAATGTCGGTACAtatgcagtgttaatgtctgtACATATGCAGTGTAATGTCTGTACATACGCAGTGTTAATGTCTGTACATATTCATTCTGTACATACAGTAGACAGTGTTAATGTCTGTACATATGCACGTATGTCTGTAAATATGCATTCTGTGCATACGATATGCAGATAATGTCTGTATATATGCAGTGGTAATGCCTATATGTATGCTGTTTATAGACAGTGattatgtctgtttttatgtgtagTACAAATAGCAGAGCACTGTAACGATGCAGTAATGGCACAAATGTAGAAGCAGTGCAGAAATGTCAGTGTAGACGTGCAGTGTAGATCTACAATGTTAGCAATGTAGACATAAACAGGGCAAACAGCAGCGTGAACAATCAGAACTCAGTCAGACCTCACACTGGTGCAAACACACCCGCACCTGAAATTGGTACTCCTCTGCGTTCGGGAGGGCCCGGGAAGCCTGAAGACCCCCGCATCGTAGGCGTCGTAGTCCACCTGGATGGGCAGGCTGTTCTCAGAGTCCTTCGGGGCTCCCAGGGCTGACAGGGCGAGAGGACACGGCACAGTAAACAAGAGAACAGAAGGACTTACATTCACGTGTGTTTGCGGTTGGCTGTGCGCCATACTTCTAACACTTTATTGATTTCAGACAAAAAAGatctcacacccaatcacatTATTCTCCATGACAAATACAAGGTTCAACTTTATTCAAAGGCAACCAATCAGAGCtgacaaatggaaaaatgtacaataaatcaGTTTGCTTACCGTGGTCTTTGTTGCTCTTGAATTTTTCTGATAGGACCTTCAAGTTTGACCAGGGAGATAGAGAATTAAGGTTAAATTCAActgcaaaagtaaaaaatgcGAGTCTTTGGTACAATAGAATAAAAGAAACTGAGCAAAAGCATTCAAACATAACCAGCAccaaatcattattttaaatatggaaaCTCCTCCGATGACTGGAACAAATCTTACAATGATATGAAAGAacaattttattgttattgtgttatttcaAAACTATAATTAATCTGAGTAAATTCACTGGTTTCTTAAACGTTGATTTTGTGCTTGTAATGAATAATATACACCACTTTCTTTAAAGCATGTTTTGTGTACATATACCATTgtattaatgcatattttttttgcgTAACAACCACATgctggatgctgattggtcgGTACCTTGCGACCAGCCAGTTTGATTCGTGGAGTGAAGCAGTTGCAGGAGCCCTGGCTTTTGGACGTGTAGAAACTGTaatcacagagacagacagagaggggggtgaaACAAGGCCACACCCCTTTTTCACTACATCACTTCCTTCTTCACGGTCTTCTCATTCCTCATTGGCTATTGCATTGAGACCATCTCAAACTACACGGAAATATGGATACTCAAAAAGCTAACTCACTCTTCATTCAAACTATCTGCTAGATATCATTTCAATGctaattctgaaaacaaatcatATTCTGTATCTAACCATGGTTTACCCACACAGTGAAGAAAGCATAAAAGCTTAAAAACTGTAAAGGAATAAACCTTATAGGGTTTTAGGAGGAAATTAATCGTCCAGAACTGCAAACTCTCTCaagtgaaagtaaaaaaacaaatgttgggCTATATTTAAATGAGGGGTGGGGTTATGAATAACGCATTTGCTCATTAAGTGGGCCTTGGGAATCAGAATGTACCGGAAGCATACGCTCAGTCTTCTCCCACCTGCCTGGGGCCTCACCTGTGGTTTATCCAGTGAGGAAGGTTGTAGTCGTCTCCCAGCCTGGAGTCTCCAGGCACCGTGCGATTGTGCAGCTGGACAGACAAGCCTCGCATTAGACACCAGAAAAGCTGAGCTTTGGCCTTATATAACAGGCTAACACTGGTCCTGGAAGATCACAGGGTAGAGTAACTGCATACAACAGTCCAACCCTTGCTGCTAAGGTCGCAGGTATGCAGGTTATGCCATAAATTTTAATGGAAAGCCCTGTGAACTCTTGCTCTTCAAACAAAgctcatcattattattattttatgatattttttaaatgattactaCTCCATGTTAGTGGAGGTGCAGAGAATGGGTTGGTGACTGGCGCTAACCTTGAAGAGGGGGACAGCGTGGAGGGGCTGCTCTCCCATGCACACCAGGTCCACACCGATACCTGCACAAAGCACAACACCGCTACCACCGGAAATGCCCAACTCAGACTGACACCATTACACCTGTTCACCATTACTCTGAGACTCTGACACTATTACACCTCCTCACAATTACTCTGAGACTCTGACACCATTACACCTTCTCACCATTACCCTGAGACTCTGACACCATTACACCTGCTCACCATTACCCTGAGACTCTGACACCATTACACCTGCTCACCAAATGAACTCATCATGACCGCAGTACAGTTGGTCCAAAGTGATAAACATCAGCACAACTAGGAGAGACAGATCAGGAACTACTCAAGTGAAAAGGCATGCTAATTCAATCGTTGACAAACTACTACTTGGCCTGAGAGGAGCCACCatgatcacatttttttcttgaagtgTGGCTATAGAAgagagtgcatgcgtgtgggagTGCGAGATTAATcctttaattcattcatttctataCTCTAAAGTTACATCATACAAAACGCTGCACTTGCTGCAATGCAATAACTAAAAGTGGCGTCTGTGGTGACGTGGACCAATCAGACGCACCGTTGTCGATCATTCGCTGCTTGGTGAGGATCATGAGCAGCCGGTCCACCTGGAACACGCCCACCCCGGGCGTGATGACCACGGACATCTGCCCCGTGCGGTCGAAGTTGCGGTTGATGAAGTGCTTGTCGAACACTGCAGGTGAAGCACACAAGCGTTGTTACGGTCACGGTAaccagggagacagacagacagacagacaagcgctcacactgcactgcacacagaaaccGGAGGttcccagccctggtcctgcagagcaGTAGCTCAGCTGGTTTTTACTGCTACTTGGCATTAACTGTCCACTTGACCGTAATGGATAGTTAATTACACAGATATCTCACTGACGATGCCCTGATCTAGGATTAGCATTGCCATTTAGCTTGTAATGGACATGGTTAGAATACGAACAGTAAAACGTGATCTGAGATACTTACCAGATACTCAACTCAGTATTTTTGTAGGAAATATACAGATGAGAATCTGGGCCTACATAATCTGCATATGGTACACTTCCTGAGTGtgtaaaaatgatgaaatgatcACAGCACTATGTGCAGCAGATGGTTGgctgctctttttaaaatgaagagacGCTCACCATTGAATGAGAGGTTGATGGCCTCCAGGTAATTTCCCTGAGCCGCAGTGGAGTTGTATGCACTAGGAAAATcatctttagaaaaaaaaaaaaaccacaaacacacacaattatttaattattaattacaacAGACACCAATGATTATAATTAATGAAACactatgtgtgcgtgcatgagtgtgtgtgtgtatgagtgtgagtgtgtacgtgagtgtttccgagtatgagtgcgtgtgtacatgtgtgtatagtatgtgtatgtgcgtgtgtgtgtacagtaggtgtgcgtgtcagagtgtgtgcgtgtgtgtgtacggtaggggtatgtgaatgtgtgtcagtgtgagtgtgtgtgtgtgtttacgagtgcgtgtgtgcatgtgtgtatagtatgtggatgtgtatgtatgtgcatgtgtgtacagtaggtgtgtgcgtgtgtatacagtaggtgtgtgtgtgtgtgtacggtatgtgaatgtgtgtgtgtgtgtgtgcggtacgtgtatgtgaatgtgcgtgtgtgtgtgtatgagtgtgtgcgtgtgtatacagtaggtgtgtgtgtgtgtgtgtgtgtgtgtgagagagtatgtgtgtgtgtacagtaggtgtgtgtgtgtacggtatgtgtatgtgagtgtgtgtgtgtgtgtgtgtgtgtgtgtgtgtgtgtgtatgagtgtgtgcgtgtgtatacagtaggtgtgtgtgtatggtatgtgtatgtgaatgtgtgtgtgtgtgtgtgtgtgtgtgagtgtgtgtgtgtgtgtgtgtgtgtgagtgtgtgtacagtatgtgtgtgtgtgtacctgctccCTCCAGTCTCACTAACACAGGATACTGAATGAAGAGCTTCTTGATGGTGACCAGCAGAGACGTccattcctctctcctctcattctGCGCCACCACCCTGAATAAAACATCACAACAATCAGTACACCCATTTAcacctgacagagagagagggagggggcaaaCACATGCATCTGTAtccgcacccacacacaca is a window from the Anguilla anguilla isolate fAngAng1 chromosome 14, fAngAng1.pri, whole genome shotgun sequence genome containing:
- the depdc5 gene encoding GATOR complex protein DEPDC5 isoform X5, which translates into the protein MKTNKSYKLVLHKKGFGGSDDELMVNPKVFPQVSIGDIVEIAHPNDEYSPLLLQVKSLKEDLQKETISVDQTVAQAFKLRAYQDVFINIVDPKDVTLDLVELTFKDQYIGRGDMWRLKKSLVSTCAYVTQKVEFAGIRAQTSELWVKGEKVTCGYISEDTRVVFRSTSAMVYIFIQMSCEMWDFDIYGDLYFEKAVNSFLSDLFAKWKEKNCSHEVTVVLFSRTFYNAKSMDEFPEILRGSIRQDHEGRFYEDFYRVVAQNERREEWTSLLVTIKKLFIQYPVLVRLEGADDFPSAYNSTAAQGNYLEAINLSFNVFDKHFINRNFDRTGQMSVVITPGVGVFQVDRLLMILTKQRMIDNGIGVDLVCMGEQPLHAVPLFKLHNRTVPGDSRLGDDYNLPHWINHSFYTSKSQGSCNCFTPRIKLAGRKVLSEKFKSNKDHALGAPKDSENSLPIQVDYDAYDAGVFRLPGPSRTQRSTNFRAVRERETSGRKSWGSMDVSGGGAGGGASPPARAAAGPEEQRSLASDDSLGKVSNILLIPRLPPAQYEVSSSLGYTSTRELLEKMMESQRDSSAPGRFTVGSAESTLHVRPGGYTPQRALINPFAPSRMPMKLTSNRRRWMHTFPVGPSGEAIQIHHQTRQNMAELQGNEQRDPAHTSAELLELAYHEATGRRTASRQMGESGFYTNTGTDEFSESPAKSNGTGTPVKRGSSFEDSSTSSPDPTLLLSAPPTVPSFCCTVGVDWKSLTTPACLPLTTDYFPDRQALQNDYTEGCYDLLPHTDLDRFTPEPPADTHKPLCQTRALVTVTQWATVR